From Demequina capsici, one genomic window encodes:
- the coaBC gene encoding bifunctional phosphopantothenoylcysteine decarboxylase/phosphopantothenate--cysteine ligase CoaBC translates to MRVLLGVTGGIAAYKVALVLRRLTEDGHSVRVIPTAASLQFVGRATWEALSGHPAPTDTFEDVPSVQHVRLGQRADVVLVAPATADFLASMARGEARDLLGNALLATAAPVVVAPAMHTEMWQNPATRANVQTLRDRGVHVIEPAIGRLTGPDSGPGRLPDPAQIVDALYGVVRGTGLTTAPNADADAWGDLEGLNVVVSAGGTREPLDSVRFLGNRSSGRQGFAIAEAARERGAQVTVVAAHVALPLGEGIRRVEVSSTESLGVAMRAAAETADVVIMAAAVADFRPAKVADHKIKKDGDGTLTLTLLPTEDVLAGLVRSRRPGQTVIGFAAETGDSGATVLEHGAAKARRKGADLLCVNEVGVDRGFGDRPNEVRMLASDGAEVAHAAGSKIEVAHRILDQVVRLRHQV, encoded by the coding sequence ATGCGCGTCCTCCTGGGGGTGACCGGCGGCATCGCCGCATACAAGGTCGCACTCGTGCTGCGTCGGCTCACCGAGGACGGCCACTCCGTCAGGGTGATCCCCACGGCGGCATCGCTCCAGTTCGTGGGACGCGCCACCTGGGAGGCGCTGTCCGGACACCCTGCGCCGACGGATACGTTCGAGGACGTGCCGTCGGTGCAGCATGTACGGCTCGGTCAGCGGGCGGACGTGGTGCTGGTGGCCCCCGCCACCGCCGACTTCCTCGCCTCCATGGCGCGCGGAGAGGCCCGTGACCTCCTGGGCAACGCGCTGCTCGCAACCGCCGCGCCTGTGGTGGTCGCACCCGCGATGCACACGGAGATGTGGCAGAACCCCGCCACCCGCGCCAACGTGCAGACGCTTCGCGACCGGGGCGTCCACGTCATCGAGCCCGCCATCGGCCGACTCACCGGACCCGACTCGGGGCCCGGACGGCTGCCGGATCCCGCCCAGATCGTCGACGCGCTCTACGGCGTCGTGCGTGGGACCGGGCTCACCACGGCACCGAACGCGGACGCCGACGCGTGGGGGGATCTTGAGGGGTTGAACGTCGTGGTCAGCGCCGGAGGCACGCGCGAGCCGCTCGACTCGGTCAGGTTCCTCGGCAACCGATCATCTGGGCGCCAGGGCTTCGCGATCGCCGAGGCGGCCCGAGAACGGGGTGCCCAGGTGACGGTCGTGGCGGCGCACGTGGCGCTTCCGCTCGGCGAGGGGATACGGCGCGTCGAGGTGTCGTCCACCGAGTCGCTGGGCGTGGCCATGCGAGCGGCCGCCGAGACCGCGGACGTCGTCATCATGGCCGCAGCGGTCGCGGACTTCCGCCCGGCGAAGGTCGCGGACCACAAGATCAAGAAGGACGGCGACGGCACGCTGACGCTGACGTTGTTGCCCACGGAGGATGTCCTCGCCGGCCTGGTGCGTTCGCGCAGGCCAGGCCAGACCGTCATCGGCTTCGCAGCCGAGACCGGCGACTCGGGTGCGACAGTCCTCGAGCACGGGGCCGCCAAGGCACGCCGCAAGGGTGCGGACCTCCTGTGCGTCAACGAGGTGGGCGTCGACAGAGGGTTCGGCGATCGTCCGAACGAGGTACGGATGCTCGCCTCCGACGGTGCCGAGGTCGCGCATGCTGCGGGTTCCAAGATCGAGGTCGCGCACCGCATCCTCGACCAGGTCGTGCGGCTGAGGCACCAGGTGTGA
- the metK gene encoding methionine adenosyltransferase has translation MTDLRLFTSESVTEGHPDKVCDQVSDAILDEMLRQDPSSRVAVETMVTTGLVHVAGEVTTEAYVDIPGVIREVVKSIGYTSSKIGFDGDSCGVSVSIGEQSADIWMGVGHATDVDGEDLGAGDQGLMFGYACNDTESLMPLPIAIAHRMTQQLAAVRRSGAVAGLRPDGKSQVTIGYEGEAAKTVDTVVMSSQHDEGIDMAELREALESAVIEPVLEEFALDYSGHRSLINPTGRFEIGGPKGDAGLTGRKIIVDTYGGMARHGGGAFSGKDPSKVDRSAAYAMRWVAKNVVAAELADRCEVQVAYAIGTAHPVGLYVETFGTEQVAPERIAAAVREVFDLRPAAIIEALDLRRPIYRQTAAYGHFGRELPDFTWERTDRVGDLRAAI, from the coding sequence ATGACCGACCTGAGGCTGTTCACGTCCGAGTCCGTGACCGAGGGCCACCCCGACAAGGTGTGCGACCAGGTGTCCGACGCCATCCTGGACGAGATGCTCCGGCAGGATCCCTCCTCGCGCGTCGCCGTCGAGACGATGGTCACGACCGGCCTGGTGCACGTGGCGGGCGAGGTCACGACCGAGGCCTATGTGGACATCCCAGGCGTCATCCGCGAGGTGGTCAAGTCGATCGGCTACACCTCCTCCAAGATCGGGTTCGACGGCGACTCGTGCGGCGTGTCGGTCTCGATCGGCGAGCAGAGCGCCGACATCTGGATGGGCGTCGGACACGCGACGGACGTCGACGGCGAGGACCTCGGTGCGGGGGACCAGGGCCTGATGTTCGGCTACGCGTGCAACGACACCGAGTCGCTGATGCCGTTGCCCATCGCCATCGCGCACCGCATGACCCAGCAGCTCGCGGCGGTGCGTCGCTCCGGTGCGGTCGCGGGCCTCAGGCCTGACGGCAAGAGCCAGGTCACCATCGGCTACGAGGGCGAGGCCGCAAAGACGGTCGACACGGTCGTCATGTCAAGCCAGCACGACGAGGGCATCGACATGGCCGAGCTTCGGGAGGCGCTCGAGTCAGCGGTGATCGAGCCCGTGCTCGAGGAGTTCGCGCTCGACTACTCGGGGCATCGCAGCCTGATCAATCCGACCGGCAGGTTCGAGATCGGCGGGCCCAAGGGCGATGCCGGGCTCACGGGTCGCAAGATCATCGTCGACACGTACGGCGGCATGGCACGGCACGGCGGCGGAGCCTTCTCTGGCAAGGACCCGTCCAAGGTGGATCGCTCGGCGGCGTACGCGATGCGATGGGTGGCCAAGAACGTGGTCGCTGCCGAGCTCGCCGACCGCTGCGAGGTTCAGGTGGCCTACGCGATCGGCACGGCGCATCCCGTCGGACTGTACGTGGAGACGTTCGGCACCGAGCAGGTGGCGCCAGAGCGGATCGCCGCCGCGGTCCGCGAGGTGTTCGATCTGCGTCCGGCAGCGATCATCGAGGCGCTCGATCTGCGCCGGCCGATCTACCGGCAGACGGCCGCCTACGGTCACTTCGGCCGGGAGCTTCCCGACTTCACGTGGGAGCGGACGGACCGCGTCGGCGATCTGCGCGCCGCGATCTGA
- a CDS encoding primosomal protein N' family DNA-binding protein — protein MPESDKPANRVARVVIDSPLPHLDRPFDYLLPERLARVESGYRVRVPFAGRLVSGVVMDVVRQSEFSGSLREVRSAAHAASYTPESLALAHALARRACGSTWDVLRLMAPPRVAAVEKRPPEGEVDLRRLVDAARALGDARGTHATGASSGAVAQARTTLAAGQRRPMRTVRQMLPDDDSPSATPARSLAKEAAEAAGEGRGSVIVVVPDARAAAAVARAWRAAGLERWTPRGGGDFVALDADDGPNVRYGQYLAALRGEVRLVVGTRPAALQPVPRLGLLLLWDDGHSAYEDPHAPYLHARTVASVRAEREDCDLIMAAYAPSIEAVALAQHGWCTLERPSVAQIRAATPVIDLWDDSRRAAEGPAGRHWMPPGVWRRVRAALEHGPVAVVVPRAGYVAATACAGCDTWAQCRECGGSLSLPGRQGDPSCVACGTVQVDWHCPDCHSRRLAHRRQGVQRVAEQLEAMASGTAVAVSSGATGVLDDGAAASGIVVATPGAIPAIEGGYAHVVVLDAAAPAGGLGGEIVALRHWLVAAAHARSRAAHGGVSVVGELPALTARALSSWRAADAAQEAYEERLALGLPPATRHIRIDGEPQPVHAALVRVGADRGGAVVAPDHQGASLLLTRASAQACVDALREVCSEQSKAGAAPIRVRVDGPLRLA, from the coding sequence GTGCCTGAGAGCGACAAGCCCGCGAATCGCGTGGCGCGCGTCGTCATCGACTCGCCGCTGCCGCACCTCGATCGTCCCTTCGACTACCTGCTGCCGGAGCGGCTCGCGCGGGTCGAGTCCGGGTACAGGGTGCGGGTGCCGTTCGCCGGGCGGCTCGTAAGCGGCGTCGTGATGGACGTCGTCCGGCAGAGCGAGTTCTCCGGAAGTCTGCGTGAGGTGCGGTCCGCGGCGCATGCTGCCTCGTACACGCCCGAGTCCCTGGCGCTGGCGCACGCGCTTGCGCGGCGTGCGTGCGGATCGACGTGGGACGTGCTGCGACTCATGGCGCCGCCTCGTGTCGCCGCTGTCGAGAAGCGCCCGCCCGAGGGCGAGGTCGACCTGCGACGCCTTGTCGACGCCGCGCGCGCCCTTGGCGACGCCCGCGGCACGCACGCGACCGGAGCAAGCAGCGGCGCCGTGGCTCAGGCACGGACCACGCTCGCGGCGGGTCAACGGAGGCCGATGCGCACCGTGAGACAGATGCTTCCCGACGACGACAGCCCCAGCGCGACACCGGCCCGGTCGCTCGCGAAGGAGGCCGCCGAGGCTGCGGGTGAGGGCCGCGGCTCGGTGATCGTCGTCGTGCCGGACGCCAGGGCCGCAGCGGCGGTCGCGCGCGCCTGGCGCGCGGCCGGGTTGGAGCGGTGGACGCCGCGTGGGGGCGGAGACTTCGTCGCCCTCGACGCAGACGACGGGCCGAACGTGCGGTACGGCCAGTACCTGGCGGCGCTGCGAGGCGAGGTGCGCCTCGTCGTCGGCACCAGACCCGCGGCGCTGCAACCCGTGCCCCGACTCGGGCTGCTGCTCCTGTGGGACGACGGGCATTCCGCCTACGAGGACCCCCACGCGCCGTATCTGCACGCGCGAACAGTCGCGAGCGTCCGCGCGGAACGTGAGGACTGCGATCTGATCATGGCGGCGTACGCCCCCTCGATCGAGGCGGTCGCGCTCGCCCAACATGGGTGGTGCACGCTCGAGCGTCCCTCGGTGGCACAGATCCGCGCCGCCACGCCGGTGATCGACCTCTGGGACGACTCCCGGCGTGCAGCCGAGGGCCCGGCGGGCCGTCATTGGATGCCGCCGGGGGTGTGGAGGAGGGTCCGCGCCGCGCTCGAGCATGGACCGGTCGCCGTCGTGGTGCCACGTGCCGGATACGTGGCGGCTACCGCCTGCGCGGGTTGCGACACGTGGGCGCAGTGCCGAGAGTGCGGCGGCTCCCTGAGCCTCCCCGGACGGCAGGGGGACCCGTCGTGCGTGGCCTGCGGAACGGTGCAGGTCGATTGGCATTGTCCTGACTGTCACAGCCGTCGGCTCGCACACCGACGACAGGGCGTGCAGCGGGTCGCGGAGCAGCTCGAGGCGATGGCGTCAGGAACGGCCGTGGCTGTCTCGTCAGGCGCGACCGGCGTGCTCGACGACGGCGCGGCTGCGTCAGGCATCGTCGTCGCCACCCCTGGCGCGATACCGGCCATCGAGGGCGGCTATGCCCACGTGGTGGTGCTCGACGCCGCAGCGCCCGCGGGCGGCCTCGGCGGAGAGATCGTCGCGCTCAGGCACTGGCTCGTCGCCGCGGCGCACGCGAGGTCGCGCGCAGCTCACGGAGGTGTCTCGGTGGTGGGTGAGCTGCCCGCCTTGACCGCCCGCGCGCTCAGCTCGTGGCGGGCCGCCGATGCGGCACAGGAGGCATACGAGGAGCGGCTCGCGCTGGGGCTTCCGCCGGCGACCAGGCACATTCGGATCGACGGTGAGCCACAGCCGGTGCACGCCGCGCTCGTACGCGTCGGAGCCGACCGCGGCGGTGCAGTCGTGGCGCCCGACCACCAGGGCGCGTCGCTCCTGCTGACGCGCGCCTCCGCACAGGCCTGCGTGGACGCGTTGCGCGAGGTCTGCAGCGAGCAGTCGAAGGCCGGGGCCGCTCCCATCCGGGTCCGTGTGGATGGGCCGCTGCGCCTGGCCTGA
- the fmt gene encoding methionyl-tRNA formyltransferase, with the protein MRLLFAGTPEVAVPSLEALLASDHEVVAVITQPDARGRRGRTLHPSPVKEFALARGLDVLTPERASAPNFIAQIEACEADAAAVVAYGQILRPRLLAATRLGWVNLHFSVLPAWRGAAPVQRALMGGDDVTGATTFLLDKGMDTGPVLGVLTETIRPNDTAGDLLDRLAHAGAPLLVQTLTAMEAGALVPEPQSTEGVSYAPKLTREDAYVRWELPAHTVDRQIRGCTPSPGAWTTLPDGQVAKLGPVSPRPHAAGTVPGQLRGEDGEVLVGTGTHPVALTWIAPAGRRSMSAVDWWRGARLPEGSALGEA; encoded by the coding sequence ATGCGTCTCCTCTTCGCCGGCACCCCCGAGGTGGCCGTCCCGAGCCTTGAGGCGTTGCTCGCCTCCGACCACGAGGTGGTCGCCGTGATCACCCAGCCCGACGCGCGCGGTCGCCGCGGTCGCACGCTCCATCCGTCCCCGGTGAAGGAGTTCGCGCTGGCCCGCGGCCTGGACGTCCTGACGCCCGAGCGCGCCTCCGCGCCCAACTTCATCGCGCAGATCGAGGCGTGCGAGGCCGATGCCGCCGCTGTCGTGGCCTACGGGCAGATCCTTCGACCCCGACTGCTCGCAGCCACGAGGCTCGGCTGGGTGAACCTGCACTTCTCGGTGCTGCCCGCCTGGCGCGGCGCCGCGCCGGTGCAGCGCGCGCTGATGGGCGGTGACGACGTGACCGGCGCCACCACCTTCCTGCTGGACAAGGGGATGGACACCGGTCCCGTGCTCGGCGTGCTCACCGAGACGATCCGGCCGAACGACACGGCGGGCGACCTGCTGGACCGGCTCGCGCATGCAGGTGCGCCCCTGCTGGTGCAGACCCTCACGGCGATGGAGGCGGGTGCGCTCGTGCCGGAGCCGCAGAGCACGGAGGGCGTCTCGTACGCGCCCAAGCTCACACGAGAGGACGCCTACGTGCGGTGGGAGCTTCCGGCGCACACGGTGGATCGGCAGATCCGTGGGTGCACGCCCTCACCGGGTGCATGGACCACGCTCCCCGACGGTCAGGTGGCGAAGCTCGGTCCCGTGTCGCCGCGTCCCCATGCTGCGGGAACCGTGCCGGGACAGTTGCGCGGCGAGGACGGCGAGGTGCTGGTGGGCACGGGGACGCACCCGGTGGCCCTGACCTGGATCGCACCCGCCGGGCGCAGGTCGATGTCTGCCGTGGACTGGTGGCGGGGTGCGCGCCTTCCTGAGGGCTCGGCGTTGGGAGAGGCATGA
- a CDS encoding RsmB/NOP family class I SAM-dependent RNA methyltransferase, with protein sequence MSRRDPAREAALECIDAVDAEGGYANLVMPRILAAHRLSGRDAAFATELAYGALRMHGLYDAVIGSAAGRPIGKVDPEVRRVLWLGVHQLLGMRVATHAAVSETVSLARARVGVGPSKFVNAVLRRVSEVSRDAWIARVAPGSGRDAVALQQSHPAWVAAELDRALSADGRAGQLESLLVSDNEPARVALVARPGLVDREALVASAPGAVPGTLAPTAVVLAEGGDPGSLAEVRDRRAAVQDEGSQVVAAALVAAAPMASGERWIDLCAGPGGKAALLGAHAALGGATVDALELHPHRARLVEDSVKAIPQGTVSVSVGDGTVWGEPGSYDRVLLDAPCTGLGALRRRPEARWRKDPSDVPALQQLQAQLLDRALALVRPGGLVAYITCSPLLGETRDIVSTARGATVLDAREAVATVTGTDVDGWGRGPHVQLWTHAHGTDSMFLALLRRDGT encoded by the coding sequence ATGAGCCGCCGCGACCCCGCGCGTGAGGCCGCGCTCGAGTGCATCGATGCAGTCGACGCCGAGGGCGGCTACGCGAACCTGGTGATGCCTCGGATCCTGGCGGCGCACCGCCTCTCCGGGCGCGATGCGGCCTTCGCCACCGAGCTGGCGTACGGGGCTCTTCGCATGCATGGCCTGTACGACGCGGTGATCGGCTCGGCCGCAGGCCGTCCGATAGGCAAGGTCGATCCCGAGGTGCGGCGCGTCCTGTGGCTCGGCGTGCACCAGCTGCTCGGGATGCGGGTCGCGACCCACGCGGCCGTCAGCGAGACGGTGTCGCTGGCGCGCGCACGCGTCGGGGTCGGGCCGTCGAAGTTCGTCAACGCCGTCCTCAGGCGCGTCTCAGAGGTGTCTCGTGACGCGTGGATCGCGAGGGTCGCTCCGGGTTCGGGCCGCGACGCTGTGGCGCTGCAGCAGTCGCATCCTGCGTGGGTCGCCGCGGAGCTGGACCGTGCGCTGTCCGCCGACGGACGCGCCGGTCAGCTGGAATCGCTCCTCGTATCCGACAACGAGCCCGCACGCGTCGCGCTCGTGGCGCGCCCTGGTCTCGTCGATCGTGAGGCCCTCGTCGCATCGGCGCCTGGGGCGGTCCCTGGCACCCTGGCGCCGACCGCCGTCGTCCTCGCTGAAGGAGGCGATCCGGGATCGCTCGCAGAGGTGCGGGACCGCCGCGCCGCGGTGCAGGACGAGGGGAGCCAGGTGGTGGCGGCTGCGCTCGTCGCCGCCGCCCCGATGGCCTCAGGCGAGCGTTGGATCGATCTGTGCGCCGGTCCGGGCGGCAAGGCCGCGCTGCTGGGCGCCCACGCCGCCCTCGGAGGCGCCACTGTCGATGCGCTCGAGCTTCATCCGCATCGTGCACGCCTGGTGGAGGACTCCGTCAAGGCGATCCCGCAGGGCACGGTCTCCGTGTCGGTGGGTGACGGCACCGTATGGGGCGAACCCGGCTCCTACGATCGGGTGCTGCTCGACGCGCCGTGCACGGGCCTGGGTGCTCTGCGCCGCCGTCCCGAGGCACGGTGGCGCAAGGACCCGAGCGACGTGCCCGCCCTGCAGCAGCTGCAGGCGCAGCTCCTCGATCGGGCTCTCGCGCTCGTGCGGCCGGGAGGTCTGGTCGCCTACATCACGTGCTCGCCGCTGCTCGGCGAGACGCGGGACATCGTCTCCACGGCTCGCGGCGCCACCGTCCTCGACGCGCGCGAGGCGGTCGCGACGGTCACCGGCACCGACGTCGACGGGTGGGGGCGAGGCCCGCATGTGCAGCTGTGGACGCACGCGCACGGCACCGACAGCATGTTCCTCGCGCTGCTGCGTCGGGATGGGACCTGA
- the rpe gene encoding ribulose-phosphate 3-epimerase, with product MGIQIAPSILSADFANLERDIVAVSDADWLHVDVMDGHFVPNLTLGLPVLERLAEVSPLPVDAHLMIEDPDRWAPRYAEAGATSVTFHLEAAADPVRIARDLRALGARSSVALKPGTPVEHVIDVLVEFDMVLVMTVEPGFGGQAFMPETMPKVRALRDAARAAGHPLRIEVDGGIARDTVQAVVQAGADMLVAGSAIYSADDRAAAIAELRRIASQAAVG from the coding sequence ATGGGTATCCAGATCGCCCCGTCCATCCTGTCAGCCGACTTCGCCAACCTCGAGCGGGACATCGTCGCCGTGTCGGACGCGGACTGGCTGCACGTCGACGTGATGGACGGCCACTTCGTCCCGAACCTGACGCTCGGGCTGCCCGTGCTCGAACGGCTGGCCGAGGTGTCGCCGCTCCCTGTCGACGCCCACCTGATGATCGAGGACCCCGACCGTTGGGCGCCACGGTACGCGGAGGCGGGCGCGACGTCGGTGACCTTCCATCTCGAGGCCGCCGCGGACCCCGTGCGCATCGCGCGCGATCTGCGCGCCCTGGGAGCGCGCTCGTCCGTCGCTCTCAAGCCCGGCACCCCGGTGGAGCACGTGATCGACGTGCTCGTCGAGTTCGACATGGTGCTCGTGATGACCGTCGAGCCTGGCTTCGGCGGCCAGGCCTTCATGCCGGAGACGATGCCGAAGGTGCGCGCGCTGCGGGACGCCGCCCGGGCTGCAGGTCACCCGCTGCGCATCGAGGTAGACGGCGGCATAGCCCGCGACACGGTGCAGGCCGTCGTGCAGGCCGGAGCGGACATGCTCGTCGCGGGCTCCGCGATCTACAGCGCTGACGACAGGGCTGCGGCGATAGCCGAGCTGCGCCGCATCGCCAGTCAGGCGGCTGTCGGATGA
- the ribD gene encoding bifunctional diaminohydroxyphosphoribosylaminopyrimidine deaminase/5-amino-6-(5-phosphoribosylamino)uracil reductase RibD, with protein MTGEVLGAPEAMARAVSLAARGPAWGPNPRVGCVITAPTGEVLVEGWHRGAGTAHAEAHALATAAEAGVDVAGATAYVTLEPCTHTGRTGPCADALTVAGIGRVIYAVEDPNPQAAGGGEVLRGRGIEAEFVPDAAARALNSRWLRAMELGRPYVIAKWAQTLDGRTAAADGTSFWITGEEARAHTHGTRAEVDAILVGTGTVRADDPSLSARPPHVADPHQPLRVVMGMGDTSGARVWRDGNAVAIRTHDPREVLDMLWRRDVRTLVVEGGSVVTSAFFRSGLVDEVHAYIAPALLGAGTTVVSDLGIHTMTDVLRGSDVTTTQLGADTLVTAAFTKGP; from the coding sequence ATGACCGGCGAGGTCCTGGGCGCGCCCGAGGCCATGGCGCGAGCCGTGTCCCTGGCGGCGCGGGGGCCCGCGTGGGGGCCCAATCCTCGCGTCGGCTGCGTCATCACCGCACCGACCGGCGAGGTGCTGGTGGAGGGCTGGCACCGTGGTGCAGGAACCGCTCATGCCGAGGCGCACGCGCTCGCCACGGCCGCGGAAGCAGGCGTCGACGTGGCGGGCGCGACGGCGTATGTCACGCTCGAGCCCTGTACCCACACAGGACGCACCGGTCCGTGCGCGGATGCGCTCACTGTCGCCGGCATCGGCCGAGTGATCTACGCAGTCGAGGATCCCAACCCGCAGGCAGCCGGCGGGGGAGAGGTGCTCAGAGGGCGAGGGATCGAGGCCGAGTTCGTGCCCGACGCAGCAGCTCGGGCCCTCAACTCCCGCTGGCTGCGGGCCATGGAGCTCGGCAGGCCGTACGTGATCGCCAAGTGGGCGCAGACGTTGGACGGCCGCACCGCGGCGGCGGACGGCACGAGCTTCTGGATCACCGGTGAGGAGGCGCGAGCCCACACCCACGGCACCCGCGCGGAGGTCGACGCGATCCTGGTGGGCACCGGGACCGTGCGCGCCGACGATCCCTCCCTCAGCGCCCGCCCACCGCACGTCGCCGACCCCCACCAGCCTCTGCGCGTCGTGATGGGCATGGGCGACACGAGCGGCGCGCGCGTCTGGCGCGACGGCAACGCCGTGGCGATCAGGACGCACGATCCACGCGAGGTGCTCGACATGCTGTGGCGGCGGGACGTGCGCACGCTGGTCGTGGAGGGCGGTTCCGTCGTCACGTCGGCCTTCTTCCGGAGCGGGCTCGTCGACGAGGTGCACGCCTACATCGCTCCGGCGTTGCTGGGTGCAGGCACCACCGTCGTCTCCGACCTGGGAATCCACACCATGACCGACGTGTTGAGAGGCTCGGACGTGACCACGACGCAGCTCGGCGCCGATACCCTGGTCACAGCAGCGTTCACGAAAGGACCTTGA
- a CDS encoding riboflavin synthase: MFTGIVESVGTITAVTDSGAQSQIAISSPGFGDDFVHGESIAVDGVCLTVAKHSGDTWIADVMRVTRETTTLADLHVGQRVNLERAMRPDGRLGGHMMQGHVDGVAELVSRDSQPDWTDLTFRIPADLERYVVVKGSIALNGVSLTVAALEGDLATVSLIPTTLTETGFGEMAVGARANVEVDVIGKYVEKMLEARS, encoded by the coding sequence ATGTTCACCGGCATCGTCGAGTCGGTCGGCACGATCACGGCCGTCACCGACAGCGGCGCCCAGTCTCAGATCGCGATCTCCTCTCCGGGGTTCGGCGACGACTTCGTCCACGGTGAGTCGATCGCCGTGGACGGCGTCTGCCTCACGGTCGCGAAGCACTCGGGCGACACCTGGATCGCGGACGTCATGCGCGTCACCCGCGAGACCACCACGCTCGCGGACCTGCACGTCGGTCAGCGCGTCAACCTGGAGCGCGCGATGCGCCCGGACGGCCGCCTGGGCGGTCACATGATGCAGGGGCACGTGGACGGCGTGGCCGAGCTCGTGTCCCGTGACTCGCAGCCAGACTGGACGGACCTGACGTTCCGGATCCCGGCCGACCTGGAGCGGTACGTGGTGGTGAAGGGATCCATCGCGCTGAACGGCGTGTCGCTCACGGTCGCGGCGCTCGAGGGCGACCTCGCGACGGTGTCGCTGATCCCGACGACCCTGACCGAGACCGGATTCGGCGAGATGGCGGTGGGGGCTCGTGCCAATGTGGAGGTCGACGTGATCGGAAAGTACGTCGAGAAGATGCTGGAGGCCCGCTCGTGA
- the ribB gene encoding 3,4-dihydroxy-2-butanone-4-phosphate synthase, protein MSADLVALVERALDDIRAGKPVLVADSHDREDEADFIMSAERATVEWVAWGIRHSSGYLCAPMTGDRADALNLPLMVPASQDPRRTAYTVSVDAASGVSTGISAADRHHTLQLLADPTAGAEAFIRPGHVLPLRAVAGGVLHRAGHTEAAVDLCRLAGVSAVAVIAELVNDDGTMMRQGDSSALADKDGLVFLTIADLIAYRRLIDDLPEPATPQPHRVLFEGEARLPTVHGEVTVRGYRDARTGDEHVALTVPPKEGIVPIVRVHSECLTGDAFGSLRCDCGPQLDAAISRVVEEGGAVIYLTGHEGRGIGILAKIKAYGLQDQGLDTVDANTELGLPVDRREYGAAAAILADLGLTEVRLLTNNPAKVEGLRASGITCVERVPHHVGAHPENEFYRLTKVERMGHLLGEES, encoded by the coding sequence GTGAGCGCCGATCTGGTGGCCCTGGTGGAGCGCGCGTTGGACGACATCCGCGCGGGCAAGCCGGTGCTGGTGGCCGACTCGCATGACCGCGAGGACGAGGCGGACTTCATCATGTCCGCCGAGCGGGCGACCGTCGAGTGGGTCGCGTGGGGCATCCGGCACTCGTCCGGCTACCTCTGCGCGCCGATGACCGGGGACCGTGCCGACGCGCTGAACCTGCCGCTCATGGTGCCCGCGAGCCAGGACCCGCGCCGCACGGCCTACACCGTGTCGGTGGACGCGGCCTCGGGCGTCAGCACGGGGATCTCCGCCGCTGACCGTCATCACACGCTCCAGCTGCTCGCGGATCCGACCGCGGGAGCGGAGGCGTTCATCCGGCCCGGTCACGTGCTGCCGCTGCGTGCGGTCGCCGGTGGTGTCCTGCACCGCGCAGGTCACACCGAGGCCGCGGTGGACCTGTGCCGTCTGGCGGGAGTCTCGGCGGTGGCTGTCATCGCCGAGCTGGTCAACGACGACGGCACGATGATGCGTCAGGGCGACTCGTCGGCGCTGGCGGACAAGGACGGGCTGGTCTTCCTCACGATCGCCGACCTGATCGCGTACCGCAGGCTGATCGACGACCTTCCTGAGCCCGCCACGCCGCAGCCGCATCGGGTGCTGTTCGAGGGCGAGGCACGGCTTCCCACCGTGCACGGCGAGGTCACCGTGCGCGGCTACCGTGACGCACGCACCGGCGACGAGCACGTCGCGCTGACGGTGCCGCCCAAGGAGGGCATCGTCCCGATCGTGCGCGTGCATTCGGAGTGCCTGACGGGCGACGCGTTCGGGTCGCTGCGGTGCGACTGCGGACCCCAGCTCGACGCGGCGATCTCGCGAGTGGTCGAGGAGGGCGGCGCAGTCATCTATCTCACGGGTCACGAGGGTCGCGGGATCGGGATCCTCGCCAAGATCAAGGCCTACGGGCTGCAGGATCAGGGGCTCGACACCGTGGACGCGAACACCGAGCTCGGTCTGCCCGTCGACCGCCGCGAGTACGGTGCGGCCGCGGCGATCCTTGCCGACCTGGGCCTGACCGAGGTGCGGCTGCTGACGAACAACCCGGCCAAGGTCGAGGGTCTGCGCGCTTCGGGCATCACCTGTGTGGAGCGCGTGCCGCATCACGTCGGCGCGCATCCGGAGAACGAGTTCTATCGCCTTACCAAGGTGGAGCGCATGGGCCACCTGCTGGGAGAGGAATCATGA